cccccccccctctctagagtccatgctcactcaggtcaccatgtggtggactctgaagcttcagtgtttatccagctctgcatgggtctgtaaacctttctgtgttctaacctctctccatttttcaaaagcatctccaatattgatcctagtttgagcacgtttctgctcgtggagcttattagaaacatgcagaggctttttaggttagatagttttataaaatattgatcctagtttgagggtttgttggtttgacctgataactgttCTCATATCTGGTTTCTTCTCTGTGTTCTTTACAGCAACTGAAACAGCAAAGAGATAAACTGAGACAGTACCAGAAAAGAATCAACCTGCAGCTGGGGAAGGAGCGACTGCTCGCCAAACAGCTGCTgagagatggaaagaaagaGTGAGTCTGTCCACAATGTTCCTCCTCATGgttttatttctatatatttGGTCTTCAGTCTTGATCATGTGTGATCATCTTTCAgtctttattaaaaacatgtgtTGGGGTTTGATTCTAATCGTCTGTTGGACTCTGACAGGAAAGCCCTCCTGTTGCTGAAAAAGAAACGTTACCAGGAGCAGCTCCTGGACAAGACGGAGAACCAGATCGGGAACTTGGAGCGCTTGGTGAGTGACCTCCAGGGTCCCACTGCACGGCTGCTGACCCTAACCCCtgaacatgaataaatgaaatgtttctgcttCTCTCAGGTTCAGGACCTGGAGTTTGCTCAGATCGAACAGAAAGTCATCGACGGCTTGAAAGTTGGAAACAGCTGTTTGAAGAAAATGCACGAGGTAACTGacctgtgacctttgacctccgtCACTCTGTGATGGCGACCTCTTGCAGTTGTTTGACCTCTGTCACTcttgttgtcaggtgatgtctATTGAAGAGGTCGAGCGGATCATGGATGAAACTCAAGACGCCATCGAGTACCAACGGGTAGGTCGCCTGTCAGAGCTCGCGTCTTCACTAAACGTGACGTACAAACTAATGACCCACTAACCGAGTGCTCGTTGTCTCTGCAGCAAATCGACGACATGCTGGCCGGCTCATTGTCTCCAGAAGATGAAGACGCCGTCCTGGCCGAGCTGGAGGCCATCACTCAGGTGTGTTAGATCAGGGTCGTCTTCTGTCTGATGGCGACGTCACCACGGTTTAATGACATCATGAATAACGTGTTCTGACCCCCCACAGGGCGACGTGGAGCTGCCTGACGCTCCTGAACACGACTTACCTGAAGTCCCCGAGGATGCCGAGAAGAAACCGGGTTTGTGTCCAACGCGCTGCTGAGATTATTCCAGACGCACGATGTGTTCATGTGGTCGTTTTATAAGAAACCCGAGAGGTCGTTGactttctgcttcctgtttgttttttcagagaGGGAGCGTTCCAGAAAGAAGCCGGAGCGCGAGCTGCTCGCCGCATAGGAACTCGTCTGACCTCCGTCGGCTGACCCGTTGGACCCACATGACCACAAACATCACCGGAGAACTGTCCCGTCTTCAGCAGCTGGCGTGGGGGCGGGTCACCTGCAGCACGctcttttaaaacatgaagacGTGTGACATCATTGTGCCTAACCTTTGATCTCTGACTGTTCGTCCGACTCTCTGAAGACGTTTTCACTgaatcatttcaggaggacgcCGTGGAAGTGGCGTGCAGCATCAGAGACCTCCATAGGACTCTatgatgagaatatgtgtctttgtatcaatgaatctgaatgtgaagtaaagagaggagaagaacatcctggagaacaggaaacatgcagcagcaggttgattagagcacggagatggtagaggtggcgtgcagacagtctatggtcgtgcagcgatcacagggagtaaaggtcaccaccccccccccccaggtgaattctcctgattatatcctgctgcattctcctGAAGTGTTAATAAAGTCCTCTTCTTTAATGTCATCGTTTTAAACATGATTTGGTTTTTCATGCTGAAGGCGTCTCTGCGTCATAACCCCGAGTCTGCAGCGTGACGGCGTGCGTTACGTCCCATCACACCAACACTCCATCACGCCATCACTCATCGTCTCTGGTTCTTTTgcaataaaactgtttttactGTCGTTCTTTGTGTTGCTGCAACTGTAATGACTGAAGGTGAACACCAGGGGGAGACGGAGCTCTACGGTAGACTGTAATGACTGAAGGTGAACACCAGGGGGAGACGGAGCTCTACGGTAGACTGTAATGACTGAAGGTGAACACCAGGGGGAGACGGAGCTCTACGGTAGACTAATGACTGAAGGTGAAGATATTACATATAATATTTACACTGGTAAAATCAAGGGCCGATCTCTGAATCAGAAACAGGCAGCAACAAACagattatgtgtttttaaagacgtTCTGTAAATGTGAGagtctctccttcctctctctcctcccctctctctctccctctctctctcccccctctctctcctcccctctctctctccctctctctctccctctctctctctctccccctctctctcctcccctctctctctctctttctccccctctctctctgtctctctctcccccctctctctctctctctcccccctttctctctcccgccccctctctctctttccccccctctctctctctctttctcccccctctctctctctctttctcccccctctctctctctctcctgcccccccctctctctctctctttctccccccctctctctctccctctctctctctctctcccccctctctctctctcccacccccccctctctctctctctctctttctcccccctctcgctctctctctctctctctccccccccccctttctctcgtGAATGGACGGCTGCCGCTCGCCTCCTGATGTGCATTAAACTCATTGGTGCTGTGTGGGAGTGGGAGTGGGCGCCACACAGACGAGAAGCTGAATGTCAGAGCGCCGCGCTGATGAATCACAGACGTGGatctgaggaggaggaacatGAAGGGGGGTCAAATGCTGCTGAATGGAGGCTGCAGGTGTGCTGCCTACCTGACTACACCTCCACGCTTTACTGAACACATAATCCTAATCCTTCAAACCAGGGGGAGGGGCTAACCCTACcacaaaacttaaaaataaacgCACACGGGAAGTAAAGTACTCTTAGTTTAAGAcaggacaaacattcaaaataaaagcgctTCCTCTGAGGGCCTTTCTCTGAGGGACTGTGTCTGAGGGTCTTTCTCTGAGGGACTGTGTCTGAGGGTCTTTCTCTGAGGGACTGTGTCTGAGGGTCTTTCTCTGAGGGTCTTTCTCTGAGGGTCTGTGTCTGAGGGTCTTTCTCTGAGGGTCTTTCTCTGAGGGACTGTGTCTGAGGGTCTTTCTCTGAGGGACTGTGTCTGAGGGTCTTTCTCTGAGGGTCTGTGTCTGAGGGTCTTTCTCTGAGGGTCTTTCTCTGAGGGACTGTGTCTGAGGGTCTTTCTCTGAGGGTCTTTCTCTGAGGGTCTGTGTCTGAGGGTCTTTCTCTGAGGGTCTTTCTCTGAGGGACTGTGTCTGAGGGTCTTTCTCTGAGGGTCTGTGTCTGAGGGTCTTTCTCTGAGGGTCTTTCTCTGAGGGACTGTGTCTGAGGGTCTTTCTCTGAGGGTCTTTCTCTGAGGGTCTGTGTCTGAGGGTCTTTCTCTGAGGGTCTTTCTCTGAAGGTCTGTGTCTGAGGATCTTCCTCTGAGGGTCTTTCTCTGAGGGTCTGTGTCTGAGGGTCTTCCTCTGAGGGTCTTTCTCTGAAGGTCTGTGTCTGAGGGTCTTCCTCTGAGGGTCTTTCTCTGAGGGTCTGTGTCTGAGGGTCTTTCTCTGAAGGTCTGTGTCTGAGGGTCTTCCTCTGAGGGTCTTTCTCTGAGGGTCTGTGTCTGAGGGTCTTTCTCTGAAGGTCTGTGTCTGAGGGTCTTTCTCTGAAGGTCTGTGTCTGAGGGTCTTCCTCTGAGGGTCTGTGTCTGAGGGTCTTCCTCTGAGGGTCTTTCTCTTAAGGTCTGTGTCTGAGGGTCTTTCTCTGAGGGTCTGTGTCTGAGGGTCTGTGTCTGAGGGTCTTTCTCTGAGGGTCTGTGTCTGAGGGTCTTTCTCTGAGGGTCTGTGTCTGAGGGTCTGTGTCTGAGGGTCTTTCTCTGAGGGTCTGTGTCTGAGGGTCTTTCTCTGAGGATCTTCCTCTGAGGGTCTTTCTCTGAGGGTCTGTGTCTGAGGGTCTGTGTCTGAGGGTCTTTCTCTGAGGGTCTGTGTCTGAGGGTCTGTGTCTGAGGGACTGTGTCTGCAGTCAgggttaaataaaacaagtggAAAAGATACGGAAGCCCACCCAGGACAtccatactttttattttccgTGATCAAGTCTGTTTTCTGGAAAACTCAACTCGTTGATCTCGTTGATCTCGTTATCTCGAGGTTAGAACGACggaataaaataaactgatgtTTGTCCTCTTGAGGCTTCTGTAGCTCTGAAAACATTCAGTGGTTTAGAGTGAGGAGGGGTCACTGGAGACCCAGCAGCCCATCAaatttaatatttgtattaatgttattaaatattattattctttacGTTACAGAAGGTCTCAGAGTTGCTTAATGTTCCACCGTCCTTGAAGCCTCCCGCAGTGAGTCCGCCTCTGCTCCACCGACAGGCACCGACTGAGCGTGGGGAGCCGATGTGCGCGCCGCGGAGGACTTTCCTATAAAAGCAGGGATCCCACGCTCACGAGCTCGTCTCTCTCCGTCACCGCCACGAGAGTCACGAGCCGTCAGCTGCGTCTTTCTCCCGCCACAGTCCGGAGGAGCCTCATCACCTCACCTGATCCTGGTCTATGGTTCTTATGACTGAAGCACCAACGAGGATGTCCCGGACCGACGAGGTGCACCGTATAACGGAGAATGTCTACAAGGTAAGAGGACCGTGTGTTCGTCTGTGTTCCCCCCGCGGAGGGACACCTGCTGCCGGGGTACACGCTGACTGAAGGACGGGGACCTCCGGCGACCCAGAGCCGGCTGAGCTGCGGGTTTACTGGTTCGCTTCAGTCGGCGATGagtctgtttgttattttataaAGACGTTTGTCGTTAATCGATTAATCGTTAAGTTCATTACATGGCGTTTAGGCTTCAAGAGAAATCTTCAACAAACCATGAAAAGATCTGATGTCATCAATAAATCGATTATCTGTGAAAACTCCATCAGGCCGTCTCATGAGTGTGAACCCGCAGGGGGGCATTCAGCCCCGGGTAGTTCTGCTCAGGTTTGGGGTTTTTGTGTTCTGGTTTGGGTTTGGGTTTTGTTCCTGCGGATCTTAGTAGTGGTCCACATTGAACCACAaacatcttgtttttgattttgttgtcaGTTTCTTCTTCGGCTGCATTCGTTAATCAGCTGATTCCTTCAGACAGAAAGAAACTGTGTGCTTCGTTTAAAAggagcttttattctgaaaagctTGGACGCAGGTCTCAGGTGGAGAGAGAATATTAAGTGTAGTTCTTTTTCTGGACATTGACTGAAGGGACCACCCTGCTCCTGTTCAGCAGAGATCAGGgtggaggtgttacaggtggaggtgttacaggtggaggtgttacaggaggaggtgttacaggtggaggtgttacagaaggaggtgttacaggtggaggtgttacagaaggaggtgttacaggtggaggtgttacaggaggaggtgttacaggagATGTTACAGGTGGAGATGTTAcaggaggtgttacaggtggcggtgttacaggtggaggtgttacaggtggaggtgttacaggaggaggtgttacaagtggaggtgttacaggtggaggtgttacaggtggaggtgttacaggaggaggtgttacaggtggaggtgttacaggtggaggtgttacaggtggaggtgttacaggaggaggtgttacaggtggaggtgttacagaaggaggtgttacaggtggaggtgttacaggaggtgttacaggtggaggtgttacatgaggaggtgttacaggagATGTTACAGGTGGAGATGTTAcaggaggtgttacaggtggcggtgttacaggtggaggtgttacaggtggaggtgttacaggaggaggtgttacaagtggaggtgttacaggaggaGGTGTCACAGTTGGAGGTGTCacaggtggaggtgttacaggtggaggtgttacaggaggtgttacaggaggaggtgttacaggtggaggtgttacaggaggtgttacaggtggaggtgttacaTGAGGAAGTGTTACATGAGGAAGTGTTACAGGAGGTTACATgaggaggtgttacaggaggtgttacaggaggaggttttacaggtggaggtgttacaggaggtgttacaggaggaggtgttacaggtggaggtgttacaggaggtgttacaggtggaggtgttacaTGAGGAGGTGTTACATgaggaggtgttacaggatgaggtgttacaggtggaggtgttacaggaggtgttacaggaggaggtgttacaggtggaggtgttacaggaggaggtgttacaggtggaggtgttacaggtggaggtgttacaggtggaggtgttacaTGAGGAAGTGTTACAGGAGGTTACATgaggaggtgttacaggaggaggtgttacaggaggaggtgttacaggaggtGTTACAAGAGGTGTTACATgaggaggtgttacaggtggaggtgttacaggaggtGTTACATGAGGAGGTGTTACATgaggaggtgttacaggtggaGATGTTacaggaggtgttacaggaggaggtgttacaggtggaggtgttacaggaggtgttacaggtggaggtgttacaggaggaggtgttacaggtggaggtgttacatgaggaggtgttacaggaggtgttacaggaggtgttacaggtggaggtgttacaggaggtgttacaggtggaggtgttacaggaggaggtgttacaggaggtgttacaggaggaggtgttacaggtggaggtgttacaggaggaggtgttacaggtggaggtgttacaggaggaggtgttacaggaggtgttacaggaggaggtgttacaggtggaggtgttacaggaggtgttacaggaggaggtgttacaggtggaggtgttacaggaggtgttacaggaggaggtgttacaggaggtgttacaggtggaggtgttacaggaggtgttacaggtggaggtgttacaggaggaggtgttacaggtggaggtgttacaggaggaggtgttacaggtggaggtgttacaggaggtgttacaggtggaGCTGCTGTGTTGTGTAATTGGAACACTACGTTTAGTGTTTTTTGATCGTCTCCGTCTTCCTGCATAAAGAAAtcataaataatgaaatgatcA
This DNA window, taken from Labrus mixtus unplaced genomic scaffold, fLabMix1.1 SCAFFOLD_87, whole genome shotgun sequence, encodes the following:
- the LOC132961635 gene encoding charged multivesicular body protein 6-like, producing the protein MGNLFGKKKQSRVTEEDRAVLQLKQQRDKLRQYQKRINLQLGKERLLAKQLLRDGKKEKALLLLKKKRYQEQLLDKTENQIGNLERLVQDLEFAQIEQKVIDGLKVGNSCLKKMHEVMSIEEVERIMDETQDAIEYQRQIDDMLAGSLSPEDEDAVLAELEAITQGDVELPDAPEHDLPEVPEDAEKKPERERSRKKPERELLAA